The region CGCAACTAGTCTTTCAGCTTGGATTTCCTGATCAGTGTGTTATAGATGTGAACAAGTTTCTGCTGCGGAAGACCCAGGTAGTATAAAAACCAAATGAAGGAAAAAATCAACTGGAGCCGGTATATGCCATTCTCGCGGTACTTTTGTGCGGAGGTGGTCACAGCTTTTGACAGCACTCTGAATCCTGTACACTTTCTTATTCGGCTGATAATTTCCTGATCTTCCAGCAGCACGTAATCATTCCGGAAGCCACCTATCTGTTCAAAGTAATGCCTACGGATGTACAGGCTTTGATCTCCAAAACGGATGCTGTCAACGTCGAAGCGGGTAAACCAGGCGTTTACGCTCAGAAACCAGTGTGCATCGTCGAACTGAAGCCGGAAACAACCGGCACCGCTCGCGGGGGTGCAGTTTTCCAGAATTGTAGCCTGGTAATCGGCCGGGGGAAAGGTGTCGGCGTGCAGAAAATACAGAATACTACCCGTAGCCGCCTTGGCGCCGGCATTCATCTGAGGGGCCCTGCCTTTCAATGAAGACTGAACAACGCTGGCTCCGGCCTCTTTTGCTAACAGCTGCGTAGCATCTGTGCTACCCCCATCCGATACGATAACCTCCGGTGCCGGCACCGCCTTCAGCAAATGCCTGACAAGCCGCTCAATATTGTCGGCCTCGTTGTAGGTCGGTATAATGATACTTATACGCTCAGGCATGCGTGGTTCAGTTTGTTAGAGTAGGGTGTATGCAGCTGTTCCCACCATACCTCAATTGGCGAAGTTAAAGTATGGTACTCTTGCTTTTTACGGTTACCCGCTGTTCAAGGGTGAAACGCTACTTATACTAAGCTGGCTGGTATGTTTTAGGATGAAACAGAGGCGTTTTATAATACCACACTCAGCAGCAGCACCATCAGAAAACCAGTAAGCGCGATCAGGGTGGTCATGACGGTCCAGGAGCGGAGGGTTTGGCGTTCTGTCAGGCCAAAGTATTTGCTCACAAGCCAGAAGCCACTGTCGTTTACGTGCGAGAGTATACTTGCCCCGGAAGCAATGGCGATCACCATCAGGGCGCGGTGCATGTCGCTAAAGGCGGTGCCTTCCAGGAAAGCGGCCGCCATGCCGGCCGCCGTGATCATGGCCACCGTGGAGGAACCCTGCATGATACGAATGGCAGCTGCCGTCAGGAAGGCGAACAAGAAGGCGGAGAGGCCGTAACTCGTCATCACCTCGGCCAGCATCTTGCCAGCCCCGGTTTCTGTGAGGATCTGCTTGAACACCCCGCCCGCACCGGTTATAAGTATGATCAGGCCCGCCGGACCTAAGGAACTGGAGGTGATGGAGAGCAACTCCTGTCGGCTGAAGCCCCGTTTTACGCCCAGCAGGTACCAGGCCAGCAGATTAGCCAGGATCAGTGCCACAAAAGGATGCCCCAGCATTTTTATCCAGCTCTTGGCAGTTTCAGAAAATGGAATGGCGGCACCTAACGGACTATCCAGGTAGGTGCTCATCAGAATAAGCACTAGGGGGAGGCCAAGCAGCCCCAGGATCATGGCAGGAGAGGGTAGTTTCTGCGGGGTGGCCTCTGCCTCTATAAAAGCTGCAGGCGTTTCGACATGAATCCTCCTGGAGATAAAGCTGGCAAAGAGCGGCCCGGCCACGATGGTGGCAGGTATGCCCGCCAACATACCCGCCGCGATCACCAAGCCCAAGTCAGCACCCAGTATGTCGGCTACGGCCACAGGGCCGGGCGTGGGTGGTATAAACGCATGCGTAACAGCCAGTCCGGTAAGCAGTGGTATGCCGTAAAACAGCAGCGAGCGACCTGTTTTCTTCTGCAGGGCGTATACCACCGGCACCAGAATCACAAAGGCCACATCAAAGAAAACAGGTATACTGACCAGAAAGCCCGTAGCAGCCAGGGCCCAGGAAGCGCGCTTTTCGCCGGTTTTATGCAGTATGTGCGCCGCCAGCGACTGCACCCCGCCCGAACTCTCCAGAATAGCCCCGAACATGGCCCCAAGGCCCACCACCACCGCTATAAACCCCAGCGTACTGCCCATGCCCTTCTGTATGTTCAGAATGATATCCATGGCTGGCATGCCCGCCAGTAAGCCTACCGCAATACTGGCGATGAGCAGCGAAAGGAAAGCCTGTAGCTTGAAGTATAAAATCAGGAAGAGCAGCAGTGCAATACCAGCGACAACGGCAAATAGCAAGGTGTAGTCGATCATGTATACTTTGTTTTCAGGGTGGGGTGAAGGGCTGAAACGAGCAGTTTTTGCTTTACGAATGATGGCTTGGAAAGGAATTGGAATAGGCCGTCTTTGCTGATCAGTTCTTCCAATACTTTGGCTACTCTGCTACGGAAACATCATCACATGTTCAAAGTATAAATTTTCT is a window of Pontibacter kalidii DNA encoding:
- a CDS encoding TIGR04283 family arsenosugar biosynthesis glycosyltransferase, translating into MPERISIIIPTYNEADNIERLVRHLLKAVPAPEVIVSDGGSTDATQLLAKEAGASVVQSSLKGRAPQMNAGAKAATGSILYFLHADTFPPADYQATILENCTPASGAGCFRLQFDDAHWFLSVNAWFTRFDVDSIRFGDQSLYIRRHYFEQIGGFRNDYVLLEDQEIISRIRKCTGFRVLSKAVTTSAQKYRENGIYRLQLIFSFIWFLYYLGLPQQKLVHIYNTLIRKSKLKD
- a CDS encoding GntP family permease; translation: MIDYTLLFAVVAGIALLLFLILYFKLQAFLSLLIASIAVGLLAGMPAMDIILNIQKGMGSTLGFIAVVVGLGAMFGAILESSGGVQSLAAHILHKTGEKRASWALAATGFLVSIPVFFDVAFVILVPVVYALQKKTGRSLLFYGIPLLTGLAVTHAFIPPTPGPVAVADILGADLGLVIAAGMLAGIPATIVAGPLFASFISRRIHVETPAAFIEAEATPQKLPSPAMILGLLGLPLVLILMSTYLDSPLGAAIPFSETAKSWIKMLGHPFVALILANLLAWYLLGVKRGFSRQELLSITSSSLGPAGLIILITGAGGVFKQILTETGAGKMLAEVMTSYGLSAFLFAFLTAAAIRIMQGSSTVAMITAAGMAAAFLEGTAFSDMHRALMVIAIASGASILSHVNDSGFWLVSKYFGLTERQTLRSWTVMTTLIALTGFLMVLLLSVVL